A genome region from Chryseobacterium sp. G0186 includes the following:
- a CDS encoding polymorphic toxin type 23 domain-containing protein: protein MRIKIYFFLALLSVVGLLNGQSVGQTSGELSVSPGGSANYTIPIANLPGIKNVAPNISIAYSSQSGNGVAGWGWNIGGISSITRVSSTKYHDGVIDGVNYNDTDRFAFDGQRLLLKSGTYGTDGAEYQTEQYSNIKIVSHGYIANGPEYFMVYYPDGKTVKYGGGSGFLGSNAYEWKINYIEDAQQNRVKFTYDSFNNYIYVKTIEYGNNSSVNPDNSPNKILFYYKDAARTDHTNIYGARSIYSHRKLDRIEVTGNGQLFRKYQLTYDVTSLNYERLVGVQQYNGSGEAVKPVTFEYGNTENGISDNSKTITGVSPAYDRSGWQYTSGYFDTDSSLDFMTYPNSRDKLYRFNSSQLVNSTSNVAGAMVNVEKFKDIFSTKLVLPNNKFYNLDAVSTIITSTATPVTDEEVVKINNYIPNAANSLDLSFSNSYRFYTAMNERCNVINGSNTYYNRIPKDYIVGDFDGDGVSDILAVLRPYTVNQNYYCGPVGPVSDTNRPPAGCCNQGITINISQFYLMKLDPNNSAVQDPLMLGSNSVITGESRIYSGDFEGDGVSDLYVFNPGQLYVFGNKNGTFIQKGFYSHNLIKKDLPCYLADFNGDGKTDVVFPIDNANTNWFFIISTGESFDGNVRDIGTNYFKPQIQNTCYPGPSPNSNICGHMLQTFYYSFTDINGDGKADLFYHDILTPHNVPDYGSAQNGAYLAYGDNYSIRDRGGVKYNMGSNTNGMPSFSPYVGSWQNNYTYGGAINKGTPIFLSNSNITNQNLDYAFFGGDKIKYVSFKKDNRVDVTLKKIKANDLVTDITYDLAIDTGSGSGAYIADNSEQYPYINLNIAPSIKLVKKVEKSFNGETKIQEYRYKGAVMNMDGQGFIGFKGVATSSVYGGTITQPFWTVSLQDPQKKGAVKETYLNSSPDFNSPSTFVSKTINSYTTSLLANKVFVNLPSQVQQIDNLTGVTTNQYYDIYDTYNNVKKSRIVANGGEKTTLVDYEDNPSGIGSQYYVGRPVKKTETQVLGNDSFSTENLVTYANGLVSQTKKKGNNTDYITEDFVYDVFGNNIQKTLSATGVSPRIEKMQYDPTGRFPIKTTDILGATSLFSYEPNFGMLLSSTNNLNQTASNDYDTWQRKIQERDIYNNVTQYFHEWITSGDFNNGIKLRVVDATGAIKETFTDNWGRKRLEKVLSLNDKWIEKRTDYDVLDRPYKVSEPYFSTTSPSKWTVTEYDVYGRVIKNIFPTGKIITSSYNALTATVVDGQQTQSITKDEWGNKIKMSDNGGVINYAYYANGGLKSSNYAGHIINVEQDGWGRKIKMSDPSVGGDYTYLYDGLGQLLAEENPKGKTEYVYDQYGRTIKKEITGDNTDIKITYNYTAQGLIDSEVGTSNGVNNSYTYQYDNYYRIAQSEENNGVAIFKKYFIYDSFGRIKRETKNTIYGIFSSEVAMENVYASCGILTGINDGNGNAIWRLGSINEKGQVISANFGNGTDIANSYDANNFLRAVRHKNSSGVVLGNEYTFDGSTGLLIKRNNTAITNGWQETFDYDNMQRLISWKDPNGAQSQTYDTYGRISNNSEVGDYKYADGNRYRKRGINLNPVGDAYYKVNQLQTISYNAYKSPVSIMQDGNEMVRFAYNIHQTRSMAMYDFGTTKEFKNPTTNKIYSDDNTVEIIVKNPIGFPNPADLKAKIITYIAGNPYSAPAVHIVEFNGMGTKISESLNYLHRDYQGTILAISGKDGKVVERRQFDPWGNLRYLEKNGKKIDLKKGTPDLFIERGYTGHEHFMQVGLIHMNGRMYDPKLHTFLSVDNYIQDPFNTQNYNRFGYVLNNPLMYMDPSGEIIWALVIAGAIIGAATGAVSYIGQAIQTGDWSWGKFGMSILGGAIQGAIMGAIGVPTGSFGSQMVSAFIGSFMPSFNINLGGGFSFSISPSIALGQGVSAGFNFSISYQNGDFGLSLGYGVTYQTSNAGSGLSGWEYRKSAMFTYDDGKYGFSLGSNWWSGSGDMAELSQRTGVIGLHAGDFKAMYENDGGFGIKTMRLGDRGDSYRTAALNLSVGDFTAGFNLFTGYRDIDYERSTGMADADGKFARVDGVTSFGRKYPRDFVHEVGPKYRLGVLSVGYKNYRVGVNSEHVRHAIQDKAIHGIIQDGGFVNTSWDWKPYFQYQTRNPFTSW from the coding sequence ATGAGAATCAAAATTTACTTTTTTTTAGCTCTACTCTCAGTAGTGGGGCTATTGAATGGACAGTCTGTGGGACAGACATCGGGTGAGTTATCGGTATCTCCGGGCGGAAGTGCCAATTATACGATACCTATTGCCAATCTTCCCGGAATTAAAAATGTGGCACCCAATATTTCCATTGCCTATTCCAGTCAGTCAGGAAATGGAGTTGCAGGATGGGGTTGGAATATTGGCGGAATATCATCTATTACCAGAGTGTCTTCTACAAAATACCATGATGGAGTAATAGACGGGGTGAATTATAATGATACTGACAGATTTGCCTTTGACGGGCAGCGGCTGCTTTTGAAGTCCGGAACCTATGGGACAGACGGAGCAGAATATCAGACAGAGCAGTATTCAAATATAAAGATCGTTTCCCACGGATACATTGCCAACGGACCGGAGTATTTTATGGTATACTACCCTGATGGTAAAACTGTAAAATATGGTGGCGGAAGTGGCTTCCTTGGATCAAATGCCTATGAATGGAAGATCAATTATATTGAAGATGCCCAACAAAACAGGGTTAAGTTTACCTATGACAGTTTCAACAATTATATCTATGTTAAAACGATAGAATATGGTAATAATTCATCGGTTAATCCTGATAACAGTCCCAATAAAATACTGTTTTACTATAAAGATGCTGCCCGTACAGATCATACTAATATTTATGGGGCACGGAGTATTTATTCACACAGAAAGCTGGATAGAATAGAGGTTACCGGAAATGGTCAGCTTTTCAGAAAATATCAGCTTACCTATGATGTCACTTCATTAAACTATGAAAGACTGGTTGGAGTTCAGCAATATAATGGCAGTGGTGAAGCAGTAAAACCTGTTACTTTTGAATATGGCAATACAGAAAATGGGATCAGCGACAATTCTAAAACAATAACCGGGGTTTCTCCTGCCTATGATAGAAGTGGCTGGCAATATACTTCGGGATATTTTGATACTGACAGTTCTCTGGATTTTATGACTTATCCCAATTCCAGAGATAAACTTTATAGATTTAATTCCAGCCAGTTAGTTAATTCCACTTCCAATGTGGCTGGCGCAATGGTAAATGTTGAAAAATTTAAGGATATTTTTTCAACGAAATTAGTACTTCCGAATAATAAATTTTATAATCTGGATGCTGTTTCTACCATTATAACCAGTACAGCGACTCCTGTTACGGATGAGGAGGTGGTTAAGATAAACAATTACATTCCCAATGCAGCAAACTCCCTAGATCTTTCATTCAGTAATTCTTATCGGTTTTATACTGCAATGAATGAAAGATGTAATGTGATTAATGGAAGCAATACTTACTATAACAGGATTCCAAAAGATTACATAGTTGGGGATTTCGATGGAGACGGGGTTTCTGATATTTTGGCAGTATTAAGACCTTATACTGTCAACCAAAATTATTACTGTGGTCCAGTAGGCCCAGTTAGTGATACAAACAGACCTCCGGCTGGCTGTTGTAACCAAGGTATTACAATTAATATTTCCCAATTCTATCTAATGAAATTGGATCCGAATAATTCTGCTGTACAAGATCCTTTAATGTTGGGATCCAACAGTGTGATAACTGGAGAGTCCAGAATTTACTCGGGAGATTTTGAGGGTGATGGTGTTTCTGATCTGTATGTCTTCAATCCCGGCCAATTATATGTATTTGGAAATAAAAACGGGACTTTTATCCAAAAGGGATTCTATTCACATAATTTGATTAAGAAAGATTTACCATGTTATTTGGCAGATTTTAATGGAGATGGGAAAACAGATGTGGTATTTCCTATAGATAATGCTAATACCAATTGGTTTTTTATCATCAGTACCGGAGAATCATTTGACGGAAATGTAAGGGATATTGGAACCAATTATTTCAAGCCTCAGATTCAAAATACCTGTTATCCGGGACCGTCACCCAACTCCAATATTTGTGGGCATATGCTTCAGACGTTCTATTATTCCTTTACAGATATTAACGGAGACGGAAAAGCAGATTTGTTCTACCATGATATCCTGACCCCTCATAATGTACCAGACTATGGATCTGCTCAAAATGGAGCTTATTTAGCCTATGGAGATAACTATAGCATCAGAGACAGAGGAGGAGTGAAGTATAATATGGGAAGCAATACGAATGGAATGCCTAGTTTTTCTCCCTATGTTGGTAGTTGGCAAAATAATTATACCTATGGAGGAGCCATTAATAAAGGAACCCCTATATTTTTAAGTAATTCTAATATCACCAATCAGAATTTAGATTATGCATTTTTTGGAGGTGATAAAATAAAATATGTATCATTCAAGAAGGATAACCGTGTAGATGTTACCTTAAAGAAAATTAAGGCCAATGATCTTGTAACAGACATTACGTACGATCTGGCTATTGATACAGGGAGCGGCTCCGGGGCTTACATTGCAGATAATTCTGAACAATATCCTTATATCAACCTTAATATTGCTCCTTCCATAAAGCTTGTGAAAAAAGTAGAGAAAAGCTTTAACGGAGAAACCAAGATACAGGAATACAGATATAAGGGAGCAGTTATGAATATGGATGGCCAAGGGTTTATCGGCTTTAAAGGAGTTGCTACCTCATCCGTATATGGAGGAACTATAACACAGCCTTTCTGGACAGTTTCTTTACAGGATCCTCAGAAAAAAGGAGCTGTGAAAGAAACGTATCTTAATTCAAGTCCGGATTTTAACTCTCCAAGTACCTTTGTTTCCAAAACCATCAACAGTTATACTACTTCCTTGCTGGCTAATAAGGTTTTTGTGAATCTTCCATCGCAGGTACAGCAGATTGATAACCTGACAGGGGTTACCACTAATCAGTATTATGATATCTATGATACCTACAATAATGTCAAAAAGTCAAGAATAGTTGCAAATGGTGGTGAAAAAACAACCTTAGTTGATTATGAAGATAACCCATCTGGAATAGGAAGTCAGTACTATGTAGGAAGACCAGTGAAAAAAACTGAAACACAGGTGCTAGGTAATGATAGTTTTTCTACAGAAAACCTTGTTACCTATGCTAATGGACTTGTTAGTCAGACCAAGAAAAAAGGGAATAATACGGATTATATTACAGAAGACTTTGTTTATGATGTATTTGGGAACAATATCCAAAAAACACTTTCTGCAACAGGAGTATCTCCTAGGATTGAAAAAATGCAGTATGATCCTACAGGTAGATTTCCAATTAAAACTACCGATATATTAGGAGCCACGTCTTTATTCAGTTATGAACCTAATTTTGGGATGCTATTATCCAGTACTAATAATTTAAATCAGACGGCTTCAAATGACTACGATACCTGGCAACGAAAAATACAAGAAAGGGATATTTATAACAATGTTACCCAATATTTCCATGAGTGGATTACTTCGGGTGACTTCAATAATGGAATCAAATTACGAGTTGTAGATGCTACAGGGGCCATTAAGGAAACATTTACCGATAACTGGGGGAGAAAACGTCTGGAAAAAGTATTATCACTTAATGATAAATGGATAGAGAAAAGAACAGATTATGATGTTTTAGACAGGCCATACAAAGTAAGTGAACCTTATTTTTCTACCACTTCACCAAGTAAATGGACTGTGACGGAGTATGATGTATATGGGAGGGTGATCAAAAATATTTTTCCAACCGGAAAAATTATTACCTCTTCTTATAATGCATTAACAGCAACGGTTGTAGACGGACAACAAACCCAATCTATCACTAAGGATGAATGGGGAAATAAAATAAAAATGTCCGATAATGGAGGAGTAATCAATTATGCTTATTATGCTAATGGAGGATTAAAGTCTTCAAATTATGCGGGACATATCATCAATGTAGAGCAGGATGGTTGGGGAAGAAAAATCAAAATGTCTGATCCGTCTGTTGGAGGAGATTATACCTATTTATATGATGGTTTGGGACAACTTCTGGCAGAGGAAAATCCTAAAGGTAAAACAGAATATGTCTATGATCAATATGGAAGAACGATCAAGAAAGAGATTACAGGTGACAATACAGATATAAAAATAACCTATAATTATACTGCTCAGGGACTCATTGATTCTGAAGTAGGAACTTCTAACGGAGTAAATAATTCCTATACCTATCAATATGATAATTATTACAGAATAGCCCAAAGTGAAGAAAATAATGGTGTTGCAATCTTTAAAAAATATTTTATCTATGATAGTTTCGGAAGAATAAAAAGAGAAACTAAGAATACTATCTATGGTATATTTTCAAGCGAAGTGGCAATGGAAAATGTGTATGCTTCTTGTGGGATACTAACAGGGATTAATGATGGTAATGGGAATGCAATTTGGAGATTAGGTAGTATCAATGAAAAAGGACAGGTGATTTCTGCCAATTTTGGTAATGGGACAGATATCGCTAATTCTTATGATGCCAATAATTTTTTAAGAGCAGTAAGACATAAAAATAGCTCCGGTGTAGTTTTAGGGAATGAATATACCTTTGATGGCAGTACAGGATTATTGATAAAAAGAAATAATACAGCGATCACAAACGGTTGGCAGGAAACCTTTGACTATGATAATATGCAAAGGCTAATCTCCTGGAAAGATCCTAACGGAGCCCAATCGCAAACCTATGATACCTATGGACGAATTAGTAACAATAGTGAGGTTGGAGACTATAAATATGCTGATGGTAACAGATACAGAAAAAGAGGGATTAATCTCAATCCTGTTGGAGACGCTTATTATAAGGTAAACCAGTTACAGACTATTTCATATAATGCTTATAAAAGCCCTGTAAGTATTATGCAAGATGGGAATGAAATGGTAAGATTTGCCTATAACATTCACCAGACAAGATCCATGGCAATGTATGATTTCGGAACTACAAAAGAGTTTAAAAATCCAACAACTAATAAAATATATTCTGATGATAATACTGTAGAAATTATAGTGAAAAATCCGATAGGTTTTCCAAATCCGGCTGATCTGAAAGCTAAAATTATTACGTACATTGCTGGTAATCCATATTCAGCTCCTGCAGTTCACATTGTAGAATTTAATGGAATGGGTACAAAAATATCCGAAAGTTTGAACTATCTTCACAGAGATTATCAGGGAACAATCTTAGCTATTTCTGGTAAGGACGGAAAAGTTGTAGAAAGAAGACAATTTGATCCTTGGGGGAATTTAAGATATCTGGAAAAGAATGGAAAGAAAATAGATTTGAAAAAAGGAACACCAGATCTGTTTATTGAAAGAGGTTACACAGGGCATGAGCACTTTATGCAGGTAGGGCTTATTCATATGAATGGAAGAATGTATGACCCTAAACTGCACACTTTCTTATCTGTAGATAATTATATACAGGATCCTTTTAATACACAGAATTATAACAGATTCGGATATGTACTGAACAATCCACTGATGTATATGGATCCTAGTGGTGAGATTATTTGGGCACTTGTGATTGCTGGCGCCATTATAGGAGCAGCTACCGGAGCCGTAAGTTATATTGGGCAAGCCATACAAACCGGAGACTGGAGTTGGGGTAAATTTGGAATGTCTATCTTAGGCGGAGCTATACAGGGGGCAATTATGGGAGCTATAGGAGTCCCGACAGGATCCTTTGGCAGTCAGATGGTCTCGGCATTTATAGGCTCTTTTATGCCAAGTTTTAATATAAATTTGGGCGGAGGTTTTAGTTTTTCAATATCACCGTCTATTGCATTAGGACAAGGAGTAAGTGCAGGATTTAACTTTAGCATAAGCTATCAGAATGGAGATTTCGGGCTTTCCTTAGGATACGGAGTAACCTATCAAACATCTAATGCAGGAAGTGGCCTTAGCGGTTGGGAATACAGAAAATCTGCAATGTTTACTTATGATGATGGTAAATATGGTTTTTCCTTAGGATCTAACTGGTGGAGCGGATCCGGTGATATGGCTGAATTGAGTCAGAGAACCGGAGTAATAGGCCTTCATGCAGGAGATTTTAAAGCAATGTATGAAAATGATGGCGGATTTGGAATAAAAACAATGAGATTGGGAGATAGAGGAGACAGCTATAGAACTGCTGCTTTAAACTTAAGTGTAGGAGATTTTACGGCTGGCTTTAATTTATTTACAGGTTACAGAGACATAGATTATGAAAGAAGTACTGGGATGGCAGATGCAGATGGAAAATTTGCAAGAGTAGATGGTGTCACTTCATTTGGTAGAAAGTATCCTAGAGATTTTGTACATGAAGTAGGCCCTAAATATAGATTAGGAGTTTTGTCTGTAGGATATAAAAACTATAGAGTGGGTGTGAATAGCGAACATGTAAGGCACGCAATACAAGATAAGGCAATACATGGAATCATACAAGATGGTGGATTTGTGAATACATCCTGGGACTGGAAACCCTATTTTCAATATCAAACCAGAAATCCATTTACATCATGGTAA
- a CDS encoding T9SS type A sorting domain-containing protein: MRKNLLLILFLLISIEGIKSQSLSFEYDSGGNQIVRRYCALCLIADKNAPVNEELGKKEFPPPEYQVKIYPNPTKDKATLVWSPELGAMIQKVEYIAYNFTQYRDLAFDKRENKLVLDLSNQPIGMYVVVFHLNTGEKLTYKILKQ; this comes from the coding sequence ATGAGAAAAAATTTACTATTAATTCTTTTCTTATTGATTTCAATAGAGGGAATTAAATCACAGTCATTATCATTTGAATATGATAGCGGAGGAAATCAGATCGTAAGACGATATTGTGCGTTATGCTTAATTGCAGATAAAAATGCACCCGTCAACGAAGAACTCGGTAAAAAGGAGTTTCCACCTCCGGAGTATCAGGTTAAAATTTACCCGAATCCAACGAAAGACAAGGCGACTCTTGTGTGGTCTCCTGAATTGGGTGCTATGATCCAGAAAGTGGAATATATAGCCTACAACTTTACCCAGTACCGGGATCTAGCCTTTGATAAACGAGAGAATAAGTTGGTATTAGATCTTTCTAATCAGCCAATAGGAATGTATGTGGTTGTTTTCCATTTGAATACCGGGGAAAAGCTGACCTACAAGATTTTAAAACAATAA
- the ppk1 gene encoding polyphosphate kinase 1: MSLHFNPRDITWLAFNERVLQEAMDEKVPLHLRIRFLGIFSNNLDEFFRVRVAGLKRAMDFKEKVIAESFYQPPSKILQRINEIVMRHQLNFDKTWKKIQAEMADHKVFIKNAKNLTANQKEFVREYFDEVVESNVIPILLHENTPMPYLRDKSLYLGVAMRKKDWQYSSNYAIIEIPSRFVGRFVLLPTEDPEEKNVMLLEDVITFNLPHIFSYFGYDEFAANAFKVTKDAELDLDNDIRTNFAEKIEKGLKNRRKGKPTRFVFDKDMDKALLELLIRKLNLTKKDSIIPGGKIHNFKHFMDFPDVFEAYERPVERTSFTHQAFEHGERVTDVILKEDILLTFPYHKYNPVIDLLREAAMDPDVKSIQITAYRMASSSKIINALIYAARNGKEVTVMLELQARFDEESNLKWKDMLEPEGITVLIGLPNKKVHAKLCVIKKRAHNKTIQYGFVSTGNFNEKTARIYGDHLLLTSDRGIMADINKVFNVLKKPKDDYLPVLKTCKNLLVCPQFMREKIFHHIDREIEEAKAGRKAEIIVKANSLSDRLLIEKLYDSAKAGVIVRLIVRGIYCAVNQKDFKEKIKAISIVDEYLEHARVMYFYNKGSEDLYISSADWMTRNLDYRIEAAAKITDKNLKKELKDILDIQLRDNVKARILDKGLSNEYIRNDKKECRSQIETYKYLKAKTSKK, translated from the coding sequence ATGTCATTACACTTTAATCCACGAGATATTACATGGCTTGCCTTTAACGAAAGGGTTTTACAGGAAGCTATGGACGAAAAGGTTCCCTTGCATTTAAGAATACGTTTCCTTGGAATTTTTTCCAATAATCTGGATGAATTCTTCAGAGTACGGGTTGCAGGATTAAAGCGTGCCATGGATTTTAAAGAAAAGGTTATTGCAGAGTCTTTTTATCAGCCTCCATCGAAGATTCTTCAGAGAATTAATGAAATTGTGATGAGACATCAGCTGAACTTCGATAAAACCTGGAAAAAGATCCAGGCTGAAATGGCTGATCACAAAGTCTTCATCAAAAATGCCAAAAATTTAACAGCCAATCAAAAGGAATTTGTCAGAGAATATTTTGATGAGGTAGTGGAATCCAATGTCATTCCTATTCTTCTTCATGAAAATACGCCAATGCCCTATCTGAGGGATAAAAGTCTCTATTTGGGGGTTGCCATGAGAAAAAAAGACTGGCAGTATTCCAGCAACTACGCTATTATTGAAATTCCGTCGCGTTTTGTGGGAAGGTTTGTTTTGCTGCCTACTGAAGATCCGGAAGAAAAGAATGTAATGCTTCTGGAAGATGTAATCACATTCAACCTGCCGCACATTTTCTCCTATTTCGGATATGATGAATTTGCAGCGAATGCCTTTAAAGTAACTAAGGATGCCGAATTGGACCTGGATAATGATATCCGTACCAATTTTGCAGAAAAGATAGAAAAAGGACTTAAGAACAGAAGAAAGGGAAAACCTACCCGATTTGTTTTTGATAAGGATATGGATAAAGCCCTATTGGAACTTCTTATCCGAAAATTGAATTTAACAAAGAAAGACAGCATCATTCCGGGAGGAAAAATTCATAATTTCAAACACTTCATGGACTTTCCGGATGTTTTTGAAGCTTATGAAAGACCTGTTGAGAGGACATCCTTTACCCATCAGGCGTTTGAGCATGGAGAAAGGGTAACTGATGTTATTTTAAAGGAAGATATTCTGCTCACTTTCCCATATCATAAATACAATCCTGTCATCGATCTTCTTCGTGAGGCAGCCATGGATCCGGATGTAAAATCCATACAAATTACAGCCTATCGTATGGCAAGCAGTTCAAAGATCATCAATGCATTGATTTATGCTGCAAGAAACGGTAAGGAAGTCACTGTAATGCTTGAACTTCAGGCAAGGTTTGATGAGGAATCCAACCTGAAATGGAAAGATATGCTGGAACCTGAGGGAATCACTGTTCTTATTGGGCTTCCCAACAAAAAGGTACATGCAAAACTTTGTGTCATCAAGAAAAGAGCGCATAACAAAACGATTCAGTATGGGTTTGTAAGTACCGGAAACTTTAATGAAAAGACTGCCAGAATTTATGGTGATCATTTGCTTTTGACTTCTGACCGTGGCATAATGGCAGACATTAACAAGGTATTCAATGTTCTGAAAAAACCAAAGGATGATTATCTTCCGGTTTTAAAAACCTGTAAAAATTTATTGGTTTGTCCACAGTTTATGCGGGAGAAGATATTTCATCACATCGACAGGGAAATTGAAGAAGCCAAGGCAGGAAGAAAAGCCGAAATCATTGTAAAGGCCAATTCATTAAGTGACAGATTACTGATCGAAAAGCTATATGATTCTGCAAAGGCCGGAGTAATCGTAAGATTAATTGTGCGAGGAATCTACTGTGCCGTCAACCAAAAGGATTTTAAGGAAAAAATCAAAGCGATAAGTATTGTGGATGAATATCTGGAACATGCCAGAGTAATGTATTTCTATAATAAAGGATCAGAAGATCTATATATTTCCTCTGCAGACTGGATGACCAGAAACCTCGATTACAGAATAGAGGCAGCAGCCAAGATCACCGACAAGAATCTTAAAAAGGAATTAAAGGATATTCTCGACATTCAACTCAGAGATAATGTAAAAGCAAGGATTCTAGATAAAGGACTGAGCAACGAATATATAAGAAATGACAAAAAAGAATGCCGCTCACAAATAGAAACCTATAAATATTTAAAGGCTAAAACAAGCAAAAAATGA
- a CDS encoding exopolyphosphatase, protein MKIAAIDIGSNAARLLINEVKTNNKKPEFIKLNLLRIPLRLGMDVFTIGKIGSEREKMVIDSMKIFSDLMKIYKVDHYRACATSAMRDAANGNEIIEHVKETSGINIEIISGDEEATLIYENHVAEGLDKDFAYLYIDVGGGSTELTFYENDKMVYERSFNIGTIRLLNNLVTEDNWKEMKEQIKENIVSKKPIVAIGSGGNINKVFSMSKTKDGKPMSASHLKKAYKEFNELSVEERMTKYSLREDRADVLVHALNIFNNVMAWSDINRIFVPKISVADGLIQNIYSQLQDKK, encoded by the coding sequence ATGAAGATAGCAGCTATAGACATAGGAAGTAATGCAGCCAGACTTCTCATCAATGAAGTAAAAACAAATAATAAAAAACCGGAATTTATTAAACTGAATCTCCTGAGAATCCCCCTGAGATTGGGAATGGATGTTTTCACCATAGGAAAGATCGGTTCAGAAAGAGAAAAAATGGTCATCGATTCTATGAAGATATTCAGTGACCTGATGAAAATTTATAAGGTAGATCATTACAGAGCCTGCGCCACGAGTGCCATGCGTGATGCAGCCAACGGAAATGAAATTATAGAACATGTAAAGGAAACCTCAGGAATCAATATTGAGATCATCTCGGGAGACGAAGAAGCTACTCTTATTTATGAAAATCATGTAGCAGAGGGACTTGACAAAGATTTTGCTTATTTATACATTGACGTAGGAGGAGGATCCACCGAGCTTACATTCTACGAAAACGATAAAATGGTGTACGAAAGATCTTTCAACATCGGAACCATTCGTCTTCTCAATAATCTTGTTACTGAAGATAATTGGAAAGAAATGAAAGAGCAAATCAAGGAGAATATTGTCAGCAAAAAACCAATTGTTGCCATCGGATCCGGAGGAAATATCAATAAAGTTTTCTCCATGAGTAAAACCAAGGATGGAAAACCAATGTCTGCTTCTCATTTGAAAAAAGCCTACAAAGAGTTCAATGAACTTTCAGTAGAGGAAAGAATGACTAAATACAGTCTTAGGGAAGACAGAGCCGATGTTTTGGTTCATGCCTTAAATATTTTCAACAATGTGATGGCCTGGTCAGACATCAACCGAATCTTTGTTCCGAAGATTTCCGTTGCAGATGGTTTGATTCAAAACATCTACAGTCAGTTACAGGATAAAAAATAG
- a CDS encoding NAD-dependent epimerase/dehydratase family protein — MNSIKVILTGATGMVGEGVLMECLENPNVSEILSIGRKSSGKKHPKLKEYLVPDFLSIGLNDENLKGYDACFFCAGISSVGMNEEDYTRITYDTTIHFAEAVLHQNPEMVFNYVSGASTDSTESGKTMWAKVKGRTENALKKMNFRGTYNFRPGFMKPVDGQLNVKWFFKPFIWFFPIFLPSKSLTLHEVGRAMINAVQKGYPTSTLEIRDIKNLAI, encoded by the coding sequence ATGAACTCAATTAAAGTAATTCTTACAGGAGCCACAGGAATGGTAGGTGAAGGGGTATTAATGGAATGTCTTGAGAATCCGAATGTTTCAGAAATCCTAAGCATAGGCAGAAAATCCTCCGGAAAAAAGCATCCTAAACTAAAAGAATATCTTGTTCCCGATTTTTTATCAATAGGCCTCAATGATGAAAACCTCAAAGGTTATGATGCCTGTTTCTTTTGTGCAGGGATCAGCAGCGTAGGAATGAATGAGGAAGATTATACCAGAATCACCTACGATACAACCATTCATTTTGCAGAAGCTGTTTTGCACCAAAACCCGGAAATGGTCTTCAACTATGTTTCAGGAGCGAGCACTGACAGTACAGAAAGTGGGAAGACTATGTGGGCCAAGGTAAAAGGAAGAACTGAAAACGCTTTAAAAAAAATGAATTTCAGAGGAACTTACAATTTCCGACCTGGCTTTATGAAACCTGTTGACGGTCAATTGAATGTAAAATGGTTCTTTAAACCTTTTATTTGGTTTTTCCCTATTTTTTTACCGTCAAAATCATTAACTTTACACGAGGTGGGTAGAGCAATGATCAATGCCGTACAAAAAGGGTATCCTACATCAACTTTAGAAATTCGAGATATTAAAAATTTAGCGATATGA